In one Candidatus Cloacimonadota bacterium genomic region, the following are encoded:
- a CDS encoding winged helix-turn-helix transcriptional regulator, translating to MKYDIDKTCKVLKALSHPDRLKIVIGVYHDECNVSACQRKMGLPQSTISQHLKTIKEAGICVSRRQGNQVCYKVVDDFAIDIIKKIEG from the coding sequence ATGAAATACGATATAGATAAAACATGTAAAGTACTTAAAGCGCTCTCTCATCCGGACAGACTAAAAATCGTTATCGGTGTATATCATGACGAATGTAATGTTTCTGCCTGTCAGAGGAAAATGGGCTTACCGCAATCGACTATCTCACAGCACCTTAAGACAATCAAAGAAGCCGGCATCTGCGTGAGCAGGCGTCAGGGAAATCAGGTTTGCTATAAAGTCGTTGATGATTTCGCGATCGATATAATTAAAAAAATTGAAGGATAA